Proteins found in one Paenibacillus dendritiformis genomic segment:
- the nrdG gene encoding anaerobic ribonucleoside-triphosphate reductase activating protein, whose product MSLRVMSIVHDSVVDGEGLRTVVFVSGCPHRCPGCHNRSSWRSDGGTLMSVEAVADDVLSNPLTDLTMSGGEPFLQARGLAKLARIVKDAGRTVWCYTGYTVEELLQDGTRDQRDLLRLTDVLVDGRFLIDRRRPGLRFRGSDNQRIWKMRNGQPDELIFT is encoded by the coding sequence ATGAGCTTGCGGGTGATGTCGATTGTGCATGATAGCGTCGTGGACGGCGAAGGGCTAAGGACGGTCGTGTTCGTCAGCGGCTGTCCCCATCGCTGCCCGGGATGCCATAATCGAAGCTCCTGGCGCAGCGACGGCGGCACGCTGATGAGCGTCGAGGCGGTGGCGGATGATGTGCTCTCCAATCCGCTAACCGATCTCACCATGTCGGGCGGGGAGCCCTTCCTCCAGGCCCGGGGGCTGGCCAAGCTGGCCCGCATCGTGAAGGACGCAGGCCGGACAGTCTGGTGCTACACCGGATATACGGTGGAGGAGCTGCTGCAGGACGGAACCCGGGATCAGCGGGATCTGCTGCGGCTGACGGATGTGCTCGTGGACGGGCGTTTCCTGATCGATCGCCGCCGTCCCGGCCTTCGCTTCCGCGGCAGCGACAATCAGCGCATCTGGAAGATGAGGAACGGCCAGCCGGACGAGTTAATTTTCACTTAG
- a CDS encoding anaerobic ribonucleoside triphosphate reductase, translating to MTIMPRLRDGNVAEESAGGAGPMPWASWGSARKGDGGTLRDNHPLTASLHEIVRDSDSDLMRENANVDGRSPMGIMSKMASECSRWYAMNYLLAPEAREAVEDNLLYPHDLDFYAYGTTTCCQIPLGQLLKRGFNTGHGHMREPQDIKSALALASIILQANQNQQHGGQAYPAFDYDLAPYVGKTFRRHLAYLESLPLQPELDREQEAWRLTERDVYQACEAFVHNANSMHSRGGGQVPFISINYGTDTSREGRMLVRQLLLATRAGLGKGETPIFPIQIFKVKTGVNFAEQDPNRDLYELALATTAERLFPNFAFLDASFNKEHDDGTPESEVCYMGCRTRVMANVNGPSTPQGRGNLSFTSLNLVRIALLARTKEAFFSLLDDMLAIAVRQLAARYEYQGGKRARDFAFLMQQGVWRGSERLQPEDELRDVLKQGTLSVGFIGLAEALVALTGSHHGQSEEARQLGLDIVGHMRRRMDEAVASTGMNYSLIATPAEGLSGKFTKRDRDDFGRIPGITDRDYYTNSFHVPVYYPIKAYDKIRIEGPYHALCNAGHITYVELDGSAKANPQALDRIVRAMAEHGIGYGSMNHPVDRCRRCGHQDTIEEACPVCGGTDDDIERIRRITGYLVGDMSKWNSAKRTEETERVKHQ from the coding sequence ATGACGATCATGCCGCGATTGCGCGATGGGAACGTTGCCGAAGAGAGTGCGGGAGGTGCCGGACCGATGCCTTGGGCATCATGGGGGAGCGCCCGGAAGGGGGATGGCGGGACGCTGCGGGACAATCATCCGCTGACGGCATCGCTGCACGAGATTGTGCGGGACAGCGATTCGGATCTGATGCGCGAGAATGCGAATGTGGACGGCCGATCACCGATGGGCATCATGAGCAAGATGGCCAGCGAATGCTCGCGTTGGTATGCGATGAACTATTTGCTCGCCCCGGAAGCGCGGGAAGCGGTGGAGGATAATCTGCTTTACCCTCACGATCTTGATTTCTACGCGTACGGAACGACGACCTGCTGTCAAATCCCGCTCGGACAGCTGCTGAAGCGGGGCTTCAATACCGGCCACGGTCATATGCGGGAGCCGCAGGATATCAAGAGCGCGCTCGCTCTCGCCTCGATCATTTTGCAGGCGAATCAGAACCAGCAGCATGGCGGCCAGGCCTATCCCGCCTTCGATTACGATCTTGCCCCGTATGTAGGCAAGACGTTCCGGCGCCACCTGGCCTATCTGGAATCGCTGCCGCTGCAGCCGGAGCTCGACCGGGAGCAGGAAGCATGGCGCTTGACCGAGCGCGACGTATACCAAGCATGCGAAGCCTTCGTACATAATGCCAACTCGATGCATTCGCGCGGGGGAGGGCAGGTTCCGTTCATCTCGATCAATTATGGCACCGACACGTCGCGTGAAGGGCGCATGCTGGTCAGACAGCTGCTGCTGGCGACGAGGGCGGGCTTGGGCAAGGGAGAGACGCCGATCTTCCCGATCCAGATTTTCAAAGTAAAAACAGGCGTCAACTTCGCGGAGCAAGACCCGAACCGCGATCTGTACGAGCTGGCGCTGGCGACGACGGCGGAGCGGCTGTTCCCGAACTTCGCCTTCCTCGATGCGTCTTTCAACAAGGAGCATGACGACGGGACGCCGGAGAGCGAGGTCTGTTACATGGGCTGCCGCACTCGGGTCATGGCCAATGTGAACGGCCCCTCGACGCCGCAGGGACGCGGCAATCTGTCCTTCACCTCGCTGAATCTGGTGCGGATCGCGCTGCTGGCCCGCACGAAGGAAGCTTTTTTCAGCCTGCTGGACGATATGCTGGCCATTGCCGTGAGACAGTTGGCCGCGCGCTATGAATATCAAGGGGGAAAGCGCGCCCGCGATTTTGCCTTCCTGATGCAGCAGGGCGTCTGGCGCGGCAGCGAGCGGCTTCAGCCGGAGGACGAGCTGCGTGACGTATTGAAGCAGGGCACGCTCAGCGTCGGCTTCATCGGGCTGGCCGAGGCGCTTGTCGCCCTGACCGGCTCCCATCACGGTCAATCCGAGGAGGCGCGCCAGCTCGGTCTTGACATTGTCGGCCATATGCGCCGCCGGATGGACGAAGCTGTGGCTTCCACCGGGATGAACTATTCGCTTATCGCGACCCCGGCAGAAGGGCTGTCCGGCAAATTCACGAAGCGCGATCGGGATGATTTCGGCCGCATTCCGGGAATTACCGATCGCGATTATTATACGAATTCATTTCATGTTCCGGTCTATTATCCGATCAAGGCGTATGACAAAATCCGCATCGAAGGGCCGTACCATGCCTTGTGCAACGCCGGCCATATTACCTATGTCGAGCTGGATGGCAGTGCCAAAGCGAATCCGCAAGCGCTCGATCGGATTGTGCGCGCCATGGCAGAGCACGGGATCGGCTACGGATCGATGAACCATCCGGTCGATCGCTGCCGCCGCTGCGGCCATCAGGACACGATCGAGGAGGCATGCCCCGTATGCGGCGGCACCGATGATGACATTGAGCGCATTCGCCGCATTACCGGTTATCTGGTCGGCGATATGAGCAAATGGAACTCGGCCAAGCGGACAGAGGAGACCGAGCGGGTGAAGCATCAATGA